Proteins encoded within one genomic window of Flavobacterium oreochromis:
- a CDS encoding CYTH domain-containing protein, which produces MIEIERKFLVTNNQFLEISKTHNRIVQGYLSSVPERTVRVRIKGEKGYITVKGASNETGISRMEWEKEILLSEAELLLPLCEKGVIDKIRYEVPFEKHFFEVDVFLGVNQGLILAEIELQTECEIFQKPSWLGQEVTSDPRFYNAYLSRNPYNQWGK; this is translated from the coding sequence ATGATTGAAATAGAACGTAAATTTTTAGTTACAAATAATCAATTTTTAGAAATAAGTAAAACTCATAATAGAATTGTTCAAGGTTATTTGAGTTCTGTTCCTGAACGAACAGTTAGAGTGCGAATAAAAGGTGAAAAAGGATATATTACTGTAAAAGGAGCTAGTAATGAAACCGGAATTTCTAGGATGGAATGGGAAAAAGAAATTTTATTGAGTGAAGCAGAACTCCTTTTACCTCTTTGTGAAAAAGGAGTAATTGATAAAATACGTTATGAAGTTCCTTTTGAAAAACATTTTTTTGAAGTAGATGTTTTTTTAGGAGTAAATCAAGGGCTTATTTTAGCCGAAATAGAATTACAGACAGAATGTGAGATTTTTCAAAAACCTTCATGGTTAGGACAAGAAGTTACTTCAGATCCTCGTTTTTATAATGCTTATTTGAGTAGAAATCCTTATAATCAATGGGGTAAATAA
- a CDS encoding septal ring lytic transglycosylase RlpA family protein yields MSDSLSIEEGLYNYKLYKSKGHASYYANRFNGRKTASGERFYNHKFTAAHRKLPFGTKVRITNLKNGRKIIVKINDRGPHIRNREIDLSHKAFQHLAKGKGGGEMPVKIEIAIKKKKNKLFTPLIIRISTQISIIKTRI; encoded by the coding sequence ATTTCTGACAGTTTATCTATAGAGGAAGGTCTTTACAATTACAAACTATACAAAAGTAAAGGACATGCTTCTTATTATGCCAATCGCTTTAATGGTAGAAAAACGGCTAGTGGAGAACGATTTTACAATCACAAATTCACCGCTGCACATCGGAAACTACCTTTCGGGACAAAGGTTAGAATAACCAATTTAAAAAATGGGCGCAAAATAATTGTAAAAATAAACGACCGTGGACCTCATATTCGCAACCGTGAAATTGACTTATCCCATAAAGCCTTTCAACACTTAGCAAAAGGAAAAGGTGGAGGAGAAATGCCTGTAAAGATTGAAATAGCTATAAAAAAGAAAAAAAATAAATTATTTACCCCATTGATTATAAGGATTTCTACTCAAATAAGCATTATAAAAACGAGGATCTGA
- a CDS encoding DUF4139 domain-containing protein, with the protein MIQKTKKTTTGKLVIQLVNTSAGNIPLEISYITPNASWVPLYDLRTEGIKDTINLIYKAQVYQSTGLDWKKVKLTLSSGNPSQNNQAPLLSSWFLTYGYPNYSYQKKGVINQIQSRVTSLQLDKVEAESAPSALSSINNYTDILENQLNTSFEIDIPYDILSNGKAHSVALKDFRIPASFKYYAAPKIEKEAFLMAEIKDYTKYNLLAGEANIIFEGLYVGKTYINPNQTSDTLNLSMGRDKKVSIKREKVVDKSGIRFLSSKKEQTFTYDITIRNNKKENIYILLKDQYPLSTDKEIEIELTEKDGAKVNNETGILTWDVQLKPNEIRKIRISYIVRYPKDKSISNL; encoded by the coding sequence ATAATTCAAAAGACGAAAAAAACAACAACAGGCAAATTAGTAATACAATTAGTCAACACATCTGCAGGAAACATTCCTCTAGAAATATCCTATATAACTCCTAATGCTAGTTGGGTTCCTCTTTATGATCTGCGTACGGAAGGTATAAAAGACACTATAAACTTAATCTATAAAGCTCAAGTCTACCAAAGTACTGGACTAGACTGGAAAAAAGTAAAACTAACACTCTCTTCCGGTAATCCTAGTCAAAACAATCAGGCTCCTCTCTTAAGCAGTTGGTTCCTTACTTATGGCTATCCTAATTATAGTTATCAGAAAAAAGGGGTGATAAATCAAATACAAAGTCGTGTAACAAGTCTACAACTAGATAAAGTGGAAGCAGAATCTGCACCAAGTGCTTTATCCTCTATTAATAATTATACTGATATTCTAGAAAATCAATTAAATACCTCTTTTGAAATAGATATACCATATGATATCCTCTCTAATGGAAAAGCACATAGTGTAGCTCTAAAAGATTTTAGAATACCTGCATCTTTTAAATACTATGCTGCTCCTAAAATAGAAAAAGAAGCTTTTTTGATGGCTGAAATAAAAGATTATACTAAATACAACCTCTTAGCAGGAGAAGCTAACATTATTTTTGAAGGCTTATATGTAGGAAAAACATATATTAACCCAAATCAAACATCAGATACTTTAAATCTGAGTATGGGAAGAGATAAAAAAGTATCTATCAAAAGAGAAAAAGTAGTTGACAAATCAGGCATTCGCTTTTTATCTTCTAAAAAGGAACAAACGTTTACTTATGATATTACGATTAGAAATAATAAAAAAGAGAACATTTATATTCTTCTGAAAGATCAGTATCCACTTTCTACCGACAAAGAAATTGAAATTGAACTCACGGAAAAAGATGGAGCAAAGGTAAACAACGAAACGGGGATTTTAACTTGGGATGTACAACTAAAACCAAATGAAATTCGTAAAATAAGAATTAGTTATATCGTTCGATATCCAAAAGATAAGAGCATAAGTAATCTATGA
- a CDS encoding DUF4140 domain-containing protein, producing MQKIFIKLILLSSVFAWSQKPVFVQAKIKETTVYFNSAEIIHQANVPLTNGTHEVVIKNVANYLNENSIQISAPSHVTILSIQFTNDYISEYDGNETSPEIKR from the coding sequence ATGCAAAAGATTTTTATAAAACTCATCTTATTATCCTCTGTTTTTGCTTGGTCACAAAAACCTGTTTTTGTCCAAGCAAAAATAAAGGAAACAACTGTTTATTTCAACTCTGCTGAAATAATACATCAAGCCAATGTTCCTTTAACAAATGGCACTCATGAAGTTGTCATTAAAAACGTAGCTAATTATTTAAATGAAAATTCAATTCAAATAAGTGCTCCATCTCATGTTACCATTTTATCTATACAATTTACAAATGATTATATTTCTGAATATGATGGAAACGAAACTTCACCCGAAATAAAAAGGTAA
- a CDS encoding transglycosylase domain-containing protein — translation MIYENKKKWLFLFIKILPVILILFLGILYFFRDTLLEQAILKTQNKFKADYETTFKIGKASFSGTSSVILEDIQLLPINKDTLLSVKKIETKINLFKIITGDLQLQNLKIESGFIQLVKDEKGSNFSSFLKKDKSEEITSGKRNYAQLANRILTRLLNLIPTEMRLQNLTLRIQDMDKKLTFQMKDLSLEGEKLNTQIQIKTDHFYQKWNIQGYANARKKQTDLLIQSADTTQIMLPYLQEKWGLKTGFDKIRLKVDQIEMNFGELTINGLASINNLTINHPKIANKDVVIKEAEFDYQFILGSNFISLSQNSLARLNKIKVKPYLEYNTAEDTLYKLKIDLEKIKAQDFITSLPTGLFSHFEGMQAQGDFDYHLDFEVNINKPHQLVFDSKLNKHNLQILKYGQANLEKLNSDFEYRAIENGIPQRAIWVGNTNSHYTPFDSIPSYLKNAVLTSEDPSFFRHKGFITEAFKQSITKNIRTKRFARGASTISMQLVKNVFLTREKTLSRKLEEILLVYILENNQIASKQRMLEVYFNIIEWGPNIYGISEAAEFYFQKKPQYLSLNECLFLASIVPKPKKFMYQFNEEGKQKSGAERHQRFIKNLMLKRALIIPDDTIGQSNPIYISGKARNLLRIKAPKDTTSLDSIIITEKKSIIF, via the coding sequence TTGATTTATGAAAACAAAAAGAAATGGTTATTTTTATTTATTAAAATATTACCTGTTATACTTATATTATTTCTAGGTATTCTATATTTTTTTCGTGATACCTTATTAGAACAAGCTATTCTAAAAACTCAAAATAAATTTAAAGCTGATTACGAAACAACTTTTAAAATAGGAAAAGCATCTTTTTCAGGCACTTCTAGTGTTATTTTAGAAGATATTCAATTACTTCCTATTAATAAAGACACTCTATTATCCGTAAAAAAAATTGAAACAAAAATCAACCTTTTTAAAATTATAACAGGTGATTTACAGCTCCAAAATTTAAAAATTGAAAGTGGTTTTATTCAATTAGTAAAAGATGAAAAAGGGAGTAACTTTAGTTCATTTCTTAAAAAAGATAAATCAGAAGAGATAACAAGCGGAAAACGAAATTATGCTCAACTAGCTAATCGTATTTTAACTCGATTATTAAATCTTATACCTACCGAAATGCGTTTACAAAACTTAACCCTTCGCATACAGGATATGGATAAAAAATTAACTTTTCAAATGAAAGATCTTTCTTTAGAAGGAGAAAAACTAAACACTCAAATACAGATTAAAACAGATCATTTTTATCAAAAATGGAACATACAAGGATATGCAAATGCTCGTAAAAAACAAACAGATCTTTTAATACAGTCAGCAGATACTACACAAATAATGCTTCCTTATTTACAAGAAAAATGGGGATTAAAAACTGGTTTTGACAAAATTCGATTAAAAGTTGATCAAATTGAGATGAATTTTGGAGAACTAACTATTAATGGATTGGCTTCTATCAACAACCTTACTATTAATCATCCTAAAATAGCTAATAAAGATGTAGTCATTAAAGAAGCTGAATTTGACTATCAATTTATATTAGGAAGTAATTTCATTTCACTCAGTCAAAACTCTTTAGCAAGACTTAACAAAATAAAAGTAAAACCTTATTTAGAATACAATACAGCAGAAGATACACTTTACAAGCTAAAAATAGATTTAGAAAAAATAAAAGCTCAAGACTTCATTACTTCTCTACCTACTGGGCTTTTTAGCCATTTTGAAGGAATGCAAGCACAAGGTGATTTTGATTATCATTTAGACTTTGAAGTAAATATTAACAAACCTCATCAGTTAGTTTTTGACAGTAAGCTAAACAAACATAATCTACAAATTCTGAAGTATGGACAAGCTAATTTAGAAAAATTAAATTCTGATTTTGAATATAGGGCTATTGAAAACGGAATACCTCAACGAGCCATTTGGGTGGGCAATACCAATTCTCATTATACCCCTTTTGACTCTATTCCGTCCTATCTAAAAAATGCTGTTTTAACAAGTGAAGACCCCTCCTTTTTTAGACATAAAGGATTTATTACGGAAGCTTTTAAACAATCTATTACTAAAAATATTCGTACTAAACGCTTTGCAAGAGGAGCAAGCACTATAAGTATGCAATTAGTAAAAAATGTTTTTTTAACACGTGAAAAAACATTATCTCGCAAACTAGAAGAAATATTATTAGTCTATATTTTAGAAAATAATCAAATAGCCTCTAAACAAAGAATGCTAGAAGTTTATTTTAATATAATTGAATGGGGACCTAATATTTACGGAATAAGTGAAGCAGCAGAATTTTATTTTCAGAAAAAACCACAGTATCTTAGCTTAAATGAATGCTTATTTCTAGCTTCCATTGTGCCTAAACCTAAAAAATTCATGTATCAGTTTAATGAAGAAGGAAAACAAAAATCAGGAGCTGAACGACATCAAAGGTTTATAAAAAATCTTATGCTAAAAAGAGCTTTAATAATTCCTGATGATACTATTGGACAATCAAATCCGATATACATATCCGGAAAAGCTCGGAATTTACTTCGTATTAAAGCACCAAAAGATACAACTAGTTTAGATAGTATAATAATAACTGAAAAAAAATCAATTATTTTTTAG
- the radA gene encoding DNA repair protein RadA → MAKIKTSFFCQSCGTQFAKWQGQCTSCKEWNTLVEEIVQKEEKVNWKTDSPSHKRVSKPLLVHEIDSTEEIRMNTTDGELNRVLGGGLVPGSLTLLGGEPGIGKSTLLLQISLKLPYKTLYVSGEESQKQIKMRAERITSNNDNCYILTETKTQNIFRQIEVIEPDVVIIDSIQTLQTDYIESSAGSISQIKECTAELIKFAKETNTPVILIGHITKDGTIAGPKILEHMVDTVLQFEGDRNHIYRILRSLKNRFGSTSELGIYEMLGSGLREVANPSEILISHKEEELSGTAIATTMEGMRPLMIEIQALVSTAVYGTPQRSTTGYNAKRLNMILAVLEKRAGFRLGSKDVFLNITGGITVDDPAIDLAVVAAILSSNEDIPVGKDMCFAGEVGLSGEIRPVNRIDQRIQEAEKLGFSTIFVSKYSKISLKNHLIAVKQVAKIEDVVSELFG, encoded by the coding sequence ATGGCTAAAATAAAAACATCTTTTTTTTGTCAAAGTTGCGGGACTCAATTTGCCAAATGGCAAGGTCAATGTACATCCTGTAAAGAATGGAATACTCTAGTTGAAGAAATTGTACAAAAAGAAGAAAAAGTTAATTGGAAAACAGATAGTCCTTCTCATAAAAGAGTTTCTAAACCTCTTTTAGTTCATGAAATAGATTCTACTGAAGAGATTCGAATGAATACAACTGACGGAGAGTTAAATCGTGTTTTAGGCGGTGGATTAGTTCCTGGTTCACTCACCTTGTTAGGAGGTGAACCAGGAATAGGCAAAAGTACTTTATTACTCCAAATATCACTTAAATTACCTTACAAAACACTATATGTTTCCGGTGAAGAAAGTCAGAAACAAATAAAAATGCGAGCGGAACGTATTACCTCTAACAATGATAATTGCTACATACTAACCGAAACAAAAACACAAAATATATTTAGGCAAATTGAAGTAATAGAACCTGACGTAGTCATAATTGATTCGATACAAACTTTACAAACAGACTATATAGAATCCTCTGCTGGTAGCATTTCCCAAATTAAAGAATGTACAGCAGAATTAATAAAATTTGCTAAAGAAACAAATACTCCTGTTATTTTAATAGGACATATCACAAAGGATGGAACCATTGCAGGTCCAAAAATTCTAGAACACATGGTAGATACCGTGCTACAGTTTGAAGGCGATCGAAATCATATTTATCGAATTTTACGCTCGCTCAAAAATCGCTTTGGTTCTACATCTGAATTAGGTATTTATGAAATGCTTGGATCAGGACTTAGAGAAGTGGCCAACCCTTCTGAGATATTAATATCTCACAAAGAAGAAGAATTATCAGGCACAGCCATAGCCACTACGATGGAAGGTATGCGCCCTTTAATGATTGAAATACAAGCTCTCGTTTCTACAGCAGTATATGGTACTCCTCAGAGAAGCACTACAGGTTATAATGCTAAAAGACTAAATATGATACTCGCTGTTTTAGAAAAAAGAGCTGGTTTCCGATTAGGATCAAAAGACGTTTTTCTAAATATAACAGGCGGAATTACAGTAGATGACCCAGCTATTGACCTTGCTGTTGTTGCTGCTATACTTTCTTCAAATGAAGATATTCCTGTAGGAAAGGATATGTGTTTTGCAGGTGAAGTGGGCTTATCAGGTGAAATACGGCCTGTAAACAGAATAGACCAACGAATACAAGAAGCTGAAAAACTGGGATTTTCAACAATATTTGTTTCTAAATACAGTAAAATATCATTAAAAAACCATCTAATAGCAGTTAAACAAGTAGCAAAAATTGAAGACGTAGTCAGCGAATTATTCGGATAA
- a CDS encoding alpha/beta hydrolase has protein sequence MKNFIWAFAFFCSLTLSSQTTVDHFFSAKLNTKRDITVKLPTSYGSNPERAYPMILVLDADFLFSSFESTLKYGNYWDDLPEVILVGINQNKNNERYDDSQFDPAEGLPSKTGANFFEFIGTELLPHLEKKYRIAPFRIIAGMDVTAGFLNAYLYKENPIFDGYISISPELANGMEGMVAQRLSETKKPIFYYQATSDGDLKKFQKNIRTLNQNIQTIKNDLLNYKFDDFKGLAHYGIAPNAIPSALYHFFGIYQPITAMEYQDKISLLKEGFVDYLNKKYEVIEKSLGVKTNIRFSDMKAIETAIKKNEAWYEYELLAQISGQQYEKTMLYEYHMGMYWEKRGEIKKALKFYQDSFNKLEIGDITKDFMMNKAEELKAKLPKKNKMKGGKAKDTKTEENSLETPSETSTEPVKEENKKEN, from the coding sequence ATGAAAAATTTTATATGGGCTTTTGCCTTCTTTTGTTCATTGACTCTATCCTCTCAAACAACTGTAGATCATTTTTTCTCAGCAAAACTTAATACAAAAAGAGATATTACAGTTAAACTACCTACTTCTTACGGATCCAATCCAGAACGTGCTTATCCTATGATATTAGTACTTGATGCTGATTTTTTATTTTCTTCTTTTGAAAGTACTTTAAAATATGGTAATTATTGGGACGATTTACCAGAAGTAATATTAGTAGGTATCAACCAAAACAAAAATAATGAGCGTTATGATGATTCTCAATTTGACCCAGCTGAAGGCTTACCAAGTAAGACAGGAGCTAATTTCTTTGAGTTTATTGGAACAGAACTCCTCCCTCATTTAGAAAAAAAATACCGTATAGCCCCTTTTCGTATAATAGCAGGTATGGATGTAACAGCTGGTTTTTTAAATGCTTATTTATACAAAGAAAACCCTATATTCGACGGGTATATTTCCATCAGTCCTGAACTTGCAAACGGGATGGAAGGAATGGTAGCTCAAAGACTTTCAGAAACTAAAAAACCTATTTTTTATTATCAAGCTACTTCTGATGGCGATTTAAAGAAATTCCAAAAAAACATTAGAACACTAAATCAAAATATACAAACGATCAAAAATGATCTTTTAAACTATAAATTTGATGATTTCAAAGGTTTAGCTCATTACGGAATAGCACCTAATGCTATTCCAAGCGCACTCTATCATTTTTTCGGAATATATCAACCTATTACAGCCATGGAGTATCAAGATAAAATTAGTCTTTTAAAAGAAGGATTTGTAGATTATCTTAATAAAAAATATGAAGTAATAGAAAAATCATTAGGAGTAAAAACAAATATACGCTTTAGTGATATGAAAGCCATTGAAACGGCTATTAAAAAAAATGAAGCTTGGTATGAATACGAACTTCTAGCTCAGATTTCAGGTCAACAATATGAAAAAACAATGTTGTATGAATATCACATGGGAATGTATTGGGAAAAAAGAGGCGAAATAAAAAAGGCATTAAAATTTTATCAGGATTCTTTTAACAAGCTAGAAATTGGAGACATCACAAAAGATTTTATGATGAACAAAGCAGAAGAGCTTAAAGCTAAATTACCTAAAAAAAATAAAATGAAAGGTGGTAAAGCTAAAGATACAAAAACAGAAGAAAACAGCTTAGAAACTCCTTCCGAAACATCGACTGAACCTGTTAAAGAAGAAAATAAAAAAGAGAATTAA
- a CDS encoding lysylphosphatidylglycerol synthase transmembrane domain-containing protein — MSSKIRSYASLIIPLLLGAGLTYYTYNSFTEKQIAQMKLYFTTANYNYVTISLFIAILGCIFRAYRWKYALQEIGVKPNFKLNFLAVCIGYFVNLTIPRSGEFSRALLLKKYQDVPFDKAFGTIIAERIVDLIFLLSFVFSALMLEINTLKSFLLTYIPIEKLIILLAVGAVLGISFLLLYSYSNWKYILLFKSKVAGLKEGIFSLLYMPNKWNYLFSHS, encoded by the coding sequence GTGAGTAGTAAGATACGCTCTTATGCTAGTTTGATCATTCCATTACTTTTAGGTGCTGGACTGACTTACTATACCTATAATTCATTTACGGAAAAGCAAATTGCTCAAATGAAATTGTATTTTACGACGGCTAATTACAATTACGTTACAATTTCTTTATTTATTGCTATTTTGGGGTGTATTTTCAGAGCTTATCGTTGGAAATATGCACTCCAAGAAATAGGTGTAAAACCTAATTTTAAACTTAATTTCCTAGCCGTTTGTATAGGTTACTTCGTAAATCTAACTATTCCTCGATCTGGTGAATTTTCTAGAGCTCTACTTCTAAAAAAATATCAAGATGTCCCTTTTGACAAGGCTTTTGGAACTATTATTGCAGAAAGAATTGTAGATTTAATTTTTCTTTTATCATTCGTCTTTAGTGCTCTAATGTTAGAGATTAACACTCTTAAAAGCTTTTTATTGACCTACATACCTATTGAGAAATTAATTATACTTTTAGCTGTAGGTGCTGTGTTAGGAATAAGCTTTCTACTCCTTTATAGCTATTCTAACTGGAAATATATCTTACTTTTTAAATCTAAGGTTGCAGGGTTAAAAGAAGGAATTTTCAGTTTGTTATATATGCCAAACAAATGGAATTATCTTTTTTCACATTCCTAA
- the panD gene encoding aspartate 1-decarboxylase, with translation MRIEVVKSKIHRVKVTGADLNYIGSITIDEVLMEAANIFEGEKVSIVNVNNGERLETYAIKGPKNSGEITLNGPAARKVHQGDIIIIISYGSIEMSEAKNFKPSIVFPNEENNSLQ, from the coding sequence ATGCGAATTGAAGTTGTTAAATCAAAAATTCACCGAGTTAAAGTAACTGGTGCCGATCTAAATTATATCGGGAGTATCACTATTGACGAAGTGTTAATGGAAGCCGCAAATATTTTTGAAGGCGAAAAAGTATCCATTGTTAATGTAAACAATGGAGAACGTTTAGAAACCTATGCTATCAAAGGTCCTAAAAACAGTGGTGAAATCACATTAAATGGTCCTGCTGCACGCAAAGTACATCAAGGAGACATTATTATTATTATTTCGTATGGAAGCATTGAAATGAGTGAAGCTAAAAATTTCAAACCTTCTATTGTTTTCCCTAACGAAGAAAATAATTCACTACAATAA
- the panC gene encoding pantoate--beta-alanine ligase — MPLFTQKSELKRHLHTFLDQKKTIGFVPTMGALHQGHLSLIQEALAHNDLAVVSIFVNPTQFNNSEDLEKYPRTLEEDLSKINSLNSNVIVYAPNIDDIYEGNTVSTHFKYDGLEFEMEGKHRPGHFDGVGTIVKKLFEIVNPTNAYFGEKDFQQLQIVKKLVKNYLIPVNIIGCAIYREPNGLAMSSRNQRLSPKEKAEASFIFKTLTTVQNNFHNQAPENLTKWVEEEFSKQSLFELEYFEIAEEETLKTCKEKESNKLYRAFIAVFINNIRLIDNISLK, encoded by the coding sequence ATGCCTTTATTTACCCAAAAAAGCGAATTAAAAAGACATTTACATACTTTTTTAGACCAAAAAAAGACAATTGGTTTTGTTCCTACTATGGGAGCATTGCACCAAGGGCATCTGTCATTAATACAAGAAGCTTTAGCTCATAACGACCTTGCTGTTGTGAGTATTTTCGTAAACCCTACACAATTTAACAACTCGGAAGATCTTGAGAAATACCCTAGAACGCTAGAAGAGGATTTAAGTAAAATTAACTCTCTCAATTCTAACGTTATAGTATATGCTCCTAATATTGATGATATATATGAGGGCAATACTGTGTCAACACATTTTAAATATGATGGTCTAGAATTTGAAATGGAGGGAAAACATAGACCTGGTCATTTTGATGGTGTAGGGACTATTGTTAAAAAATTATTTGAAATTGTAAATCCTACAAATGCTTATTTTGGAGAAAAAGATTTCCAACAATTACAAATCGTTAAAAAGCTAGTTAAAAACTACCTTATTCCGGTCAACATTATAGGCTGTGCAATTTACAGAGAACCTAATGGACTAGCAATGAGCTCAAGAAATCAACGATTATCTCCGAAAGAAAAAGCAGAAGCATCATTTATTTTCAAAACATTAACTACGGTACAAAATAATTTTCATAACCAAGCCCCTGAAAATCTAACAAAATGGGTTGAAGAAGAATTTTCAAAACAATCTTTATTTGAACTAGAATATTTTGAAATAGCAGAAGAAGAAACCCTAAAAACCTGTAAAGAAAAAGAATCTAACAAACTGTATCGCGCTTTTATAGCCGTTTTTATAAACAATATACGTTTAATTGATAACATTTCATTAAAATAA
- a CDS encoding glycogen/starch synthase, whose translation MEDKRILYVSSELVPYLPENEVSLMSFDLPKMINDQGGQIRIFMPRYGNVNERRHQLHEVIRLSGMNLVVNDVDMPLIIKVASIPKERIQVYFIDNDEYFKRKSTFTDEEGVLFEDNDERAIFFAKGVVETVKKLNWVPDIIHVQGWMASLLPIYMKHYYKDDALFSETKIVTSIFKEGYEGILDAQISKKVQFDGVPQEAIQELDNPTYESLMMAAINHSDGVVMGSEEISPNLTKFIEASKKPFLPFAPKDVFAEAYTEFYKTQILG comes from the coding sequence ATGGAGGATAAAAGGATATTGTATGTATCATCCGAATTAGTGCCCTATTTGCCTGAAAATGAGGTGTCTTTGATGTCGTTTGATTTGCCAAAAATGATTAACGACCAAGGAGGGCAAATTAGAATTTTTATGCCGCGTTATGGAAATGTAAATGAAAGAAGGCATCAGTTACATGAAGTAATTCGACTTTCAGGAATGAATTTAGTGGTCAATGATGTTGATATGCCTCTGATTATCAAAGTTGCTTCTATACCCAAAGAGCGTATTCAGGTGTATTTTATAGATAATGATGAGTATTTTAAACGTAAGTCTACTTTTACTGATGAAGAAGGAGTCTTGTTTGAAGATAATGATGAACGCGCTATTTTTTTTGCAAAAGGAGTTGTTGAAACAGTAAAAAAATTAAACTGGGTTCCAGATATTATTCATGTTCAAGGATGGATGGCATCTCTATTGCCTATTTATATGAAACATTATTATAAAGATGATGCCTTGTTTTCTGAAACCAAAATAGTTACATCTATTTTTAAGGAAGGTTATGAAGGTATACTAGATGCTCAAATCTCTAAAAAAGTCCAATTTGATGGAGTCCCGCAGGAGGCAATTCAAGAATTAGATAATCCAACTTATGAGAGTTTGATGATGGCTGCTATTAATCATTCAGATGGGGTAGTGATGGGGTCAGAAGAAATATCTCCAAATTTAACAAAATTTATAGAAGCTTCTAAAAAACCTTTTTTACCTTTCGCACCTAAAGATGTATTTGCTGAAGCTTATACAGAATTTTATAAAACTCAAATATTAGGTTAA